A single genomic interval of Camelina sativa cultivar DH55 chromosome 11, Cs, whole genome shotgun sequence harbors:
- the LOC104723931 gene encoding uncharacterized protein At4g13200, chloroplastic-like, with translation MSSITIPCPSSFSLSNGYNQPPRHRFILRNSRSNFEVRRLRSGVTPRTRTASLQCNCSSKGTGGENENKSVLDAFFLGKALAEVINERIESTVGEVLGTIGKFQAEQQKQVQEIQQEVLERAKKAKERAARETKEEQGLVVSSATTINRKPAVSVVTSVTPTSTVESSTITGGVVESSSSNDEDSVLG, from the exons atgagtagCATCACGATTCCTTGTCCttcctccttctctctttcaaatGGCTATAACCAACCCCCTCGTCATCGCTTCATTCTCCGCAATTCTCGTTCCAATTTTGAGGTTCGCCGGTTAAGATCAGGTGTGACGCCTCGCACAAGAACTGCTAGTTTACAGTGCAATTGCTCCAGCAAAGGCACCGGAG GTGAAAATGAGAACAAGAGTGTGTTAGATGCCTTTTTTTTGGGGAAAGCATTAGCTGAGGTTATCAATGAGAGAATTGAGTCCACTGTTGGAGAAGTTTTGGGTACTATTGGAAAGTTTCAAGCTGAGCAACAGAAGCAAGTTCAAGAGATTCAG CAAGAGGTTCTTGAAAGAGCCAAGAAAGCTAAGGAAAGAGCAGCTCGAGAAACCAAGGAGGAACAAGGACTCGTTGTTTCCAGTGCAACAACCATTAACCGGAAACCGGCTGTTAGCGTTGTTACCTCTGTAACTCCTACATCAACCGTTGAGAGCAGCACTATAACGGGTGGTGTAGTGGAAAGCTCGAGTTCTAATGATGAAGACAGCGTCCTGGGTTAA
- the LOC104723932 gene encoding putative pectate lyase 14: protein MVVLRTVFSISAILLIILVLCVHANAVQDTRESKHDSSRNTSTADNLSNGEWHEHAVKDPDEIAAMVDMSIRNSTYRRKLGFFSCSTGNPIDDCWRCDKKWHRQRKRLAGCAIGFGRNAVGGRDGRYYIVTDPSDHDPVNPKPGTLRYAVIQDQPLWIVFKRDMVITLSQELIMNSFKTIDGRGVNVHIAGGACITIQYITNIIIHGINIHDCKRTGNAMVRSSESHYGWRTMADGDGISIFGSSHIWIDHNSLSNCADGLIDAIMGSTAITISNNYMTHHNEAILLGHTDSYTRDKMMQVTIAYNHFGEGLIQRMPRCRHGYFHVVNNDYTHWEMYAIGGSANPTINSQGNRFLAPGNRFAKEVTKRVNAGKGEWNDWNWRSQGDLMLNGAYFTSSGAGASANYARASSLAAKSSSLVGMLTSSSGALKCRIGTLC from the exons ATGGTTGTCCTTAGAACAGTGTTCTCAATTTCAGCAATTCTACTCATAATCCTAGTACTCTGTGTCCATGCAAATGC AGTTCAAGACACAAGGGAATCGAAACATGACAGCTCAAGAAATACATCAACGGCGGATAA TTTATCAAACGGTGAATGGCATGAACACGCCGTTAAAGACCCAGATGAAATAGCAGCAATGGTCGATAT GAGCATACGTAATAGTACGTATCGGAGAAAGCTAGGGTTCTTCTCCTGTTCAACCGGAAACCCCATCGATGATTGTTGGCGATGCGATAAAAAATGGCATCGCCAGAGAAAACGACTAGCAGGTTGTGCTATTGGTTTTGGTCGTAACGCAGTAGGAGGCCGCGATGGACGTTACTACATTGTTACTGATCCATCTGATCATGATCCGGTTAATCCTAAACCTGGTACGCTCCGGTACGCTGTGATTCAAGACCAACCACTATGGATCGTCTTTAAACGTGACATGGTCATTACTTTAAGCCAAGAACTAATCATGAATAGCTTCAAAACCATCGACGGTCGTGGCGTGAACGTGCATATCGCTGGTGGTGCATGTATCACGATTCAGTACATTACGAATATTATCATCCATGGGATTAATATTCACGATTGTAAGCGAACTGGTAACGCTATGGTTCGGAGTTCGGAGAGTCACTACGGTTGGAGAACGATGGCTGATGGTGATGGGATCTCGATTTTTGGATCGAGTCATATTTGGATTGATCATAATTCTCTTTCTAATTGTGCGGACGGATTGATCGACGCAATTATGGGATCTACTGCTATTACCATCTCAAATAATTATATGACTCACCACAACGAG GCTATTTTGTTGGGGCATACCGATTCCTACACAAGAGACAAAATGATGCAAGTAACCATTGCATACAACCATTTTGGAGAGGGTCTTATACAGAGGATGCCAAG GTGCAGGCATGGATACTTCCACGTAGTAAACAACGATTACACACATTGGGAAATGTATGCAATTGGTGGAAGTGCTAACCCTACCATCAATAGTCAAGGAAACCGGTTCCTCGCCCCGGGAAACCGGTTCGCGAAGGAG GTGACGAAACGAGTTAATGCAGGGAAAGGAGAATGGAACGATTGGAACTGGAGATCTCAAGGAGACTTAATGCTCAATGGTGCCTACTTCACTTCATCTGGAGCTGGAGCTTCTGCAAATTACGCCAGAGCGTCTAGTTTGGCTGCTAAATCATCTTCCCTTGTAGGTATGCTTACCTCTAGCTCTGGTGCTTTGAAATGCAGGATCGGTACGCTTTGTTAA
- the LOC104723933 gene encoding uncharacterized protein LOC104723933 yields MSSSLAPFPSLNPSPLAPRFLQTLIQFPNSPFLSPFSVLRLKNASLLNLRTRIAPLQPQRVRSKTLVLSAQSSFLKVLRTAWNIGKDGIEAGTNLVPVSVPRPVARISVTIAALAVSLFVVKSFLSTAFFVLGTMGFAYFLFIALNKDEAPKLRGEDKSSGSKPLDDPLEEAKRIMDKYK; encoded by the exons atgtcttcttctcttgctcCGTTTCCTTCTTTGAATCCTTCTCCTCTCGCTCCAAGATTcttacaaaccctaatccaaTTCCCAAATTCTCCGTTTCTCTCTCCATTCTCTGTTTTGAGGTTAAAAAACGCATCTTTACTGAATTTGAGAACTCGAATTGCTCCTCTTCAACCCCAACGAGTTCGGTCCAAAACCCTTGTTTTGTCTGCTCAGTCCAGTTTCTTGAAAG TTCTTAGAACCGCATGGAATATTGGGAAAGATGGAATTGAAGCTGGAACCAATCTTGTACCT GTCTCTGTACCTAGACCAGTTGCTAGAATCTCGGTGACGATTGCAGCATTAGCGGTTTCGTTGTTTGTTGTCAAGTCGTTTCTATCAACCGCTTTCTTTGTATTG GGTACAATGGGATTTGCATATTTCTTATTCATAGCCTTAAACAAAGATGAAGCTCCTAAACTCAGAGGAGAAGATAAAAGCTCTGGTTCCAAACCATTGGATGATCCacttgaagaagcaaagagaatcATGGACAAGTACAAGTAA
- the LOC104728165 gene encoding ATP-dependent DNA helicase PIF1-like, whose protein sequence is MDELNYNREDLAKKHVGWKKMLTEEQKKIYDEIMEAVTNDKASSGIASLLLEGGRTAHSRFALPLNPNETSTCNMSQSSELGALVKEAKLIIWDEAPMMSKYCFETLDRSLKDIMRYKEDKLFGGKFVLFGGDFRQILPVIFGAGRQAIVNASLNSSYLWNQCKVLRLTKNMRLLQDIGKQEANIPQELLIPDSSPLESIIEAVYGKNFATQKDPKFFQQRAILCPTNEDINSINDVMLSSLNAEERIYLSSDSIDPQDKRALKNKVYSPDFLNTIKVSGIPYHRLRLKIGCPIMLMRNIDPHGGLMNGTRLKITQMADHVLQARILTGTRVGKIVLIPRMLISPSDARLPFKMRRRQFPVSVAFAMTINKSQGQSLENVGIYLSRPVFSHGQLYVAMSRVKSKFGLKMLITDSEGKPQTKTTNVVFKEVFQNLH, encoded by the exons ATGGATGAACTCAACTACAACCGTGAGGATTTAGCAAAGAAACATGTTGGTTGGAAAAAGATGCTAacagaagaacaaaagaagatcTATGATGAGATAATGGAAGCTGTTACAAACGACAAAG CATCTAGCGGTATTGCATCACTACTGCTGGAAGGAGGAAGAACAGCTCACTCTAGGTTTGCCCTTCCTTTAAACCCAAATGAAACTTCTACTTGCAACATGTCACAGAGCTCAGAACTTGGTGCATTGGTTAAAGAAGCAAAGTTAATCATATGGGATGAAGCTCCAATGATGAGTAAATACTGCTTTGAGACATTAGATAGAAGCTTGAAAGATATTATGAGGTATAAAGAAGACAAATTGTTTGGAGGAAAATTTGTCCTTtttggaggtgatttcagacaAATTCTTCCAGTTATTTTTGGCGCAGGAAGGCAAGCGATTGTCAATGCATCATTAAACTCTTCATACTTATGGAATCAGTGCAAAGTTTTAAGACTGACAAAGAACATGAGGTTGCTTCAAGACATTGGTAAACAAGAGGCCA ATATCCCACAAGAGTTACTTATTCCAGATTCATCTCCGTTAGAGTCAATCATTGAAGCGGTTTACGGAAAGAACTTTGCCACCCAAAAGGATCCTAAATTTTTCCAACAACGAGCTATTCTTTGCCCTACCAATGAAGATATCAATTCTATCAATGATGTCATGTTATCAAGCCTAAACG cTGAAGAAAGAATTTATCTAAGTTCTGATTCAATTGACCCTCAAGATAAACGTGCCCTGAAAAATAAGGTTTACTCACCAGATTTCCTTAATACTATTAAGGTTTCGGGTATACCTTATCATCGGCTACGTTTGAAAATAGGCTGTCCAATTATGTTGATGAGAAATATTGATCCGCATGGTGGTTTAATGAATGGTACAAGACTGAAGATCACCCAAATGGCGGACCATGTTTTACAAGCTCGGATTTTAACTGGTACACGAGTTGGTAAGATAGTTCTCATACCTAGGATGTTGATATCACCATCAGATGCTAGATTGCCTTTCAAAATGCGTCGAAGACAGTTCCCAGTGTCAGTtgcttttgcaatgactatCAATAAGAGTCAAGGACAATCTCTAGAAAATGTTGGTATATACTTGTCTAGACCCGTTTTCTCACATGGTCAATTATATGTAGCAATGTCAAGGGTTAAATCAAAGTTtggattgaagatgttgataacAGATAGTGAGGGAAAACCtcaaacaaagacaaccaaTGTTGTCTTTAAagaagttttccaaaatcttcaTTAG
- the LOC104728166 gene encoding uncharacterized protein LOC104728166 translates to MEANKISNMQIMDPTLIPDQIKTVCGKTFQFLICIARDNLAGTNDSYKVANVWEGNKFMEIGNEASENTIDQISLTHSEQASLMITNGTKPYETDHSSSPTPSSKRKTESTDPNIDQSSTSRKQCSNLSTDFTEDKGYYLTKDLNEVISCEDVDQGKP, encoded by the exons atggaAGCTAACAAAATATCGAATATGCAGATCATGGATCCTACTCTGATCCCTGATCAGATTAAGACTGTTTGTGGGAAGACATTTCAATTTCTGATATGTATTGCTCGGGACAATCTTGCTGGTACTAATGATAGTTACAAGGTTGCTAATGTCTGGGAAGGCAATAAATTCATGGAAATTGGTAATGAAGCATCGGAAAATACAATAGACCAAATTAGTCTCACCCATTCTGAACAg GCATCACTAATGATTACTAATGGCACTAAGCCATATGAAACTGATCATTCTTCCAGTCCAACTCCTTCGTCGAAGCGCAAAACAGAATCGACTGACCCTAACATTGATCAATCATCTACAAGTAGGAAACAATGTTCCAATCTCTCTACTGATTTCACCGAAGATAAAGGATATTATCTTACAAAGGATTTGAATGAAGTCATTAGCTGTGAAGATGTTGATCAAGGAAAACCATAG
- the LOC104723934 gene encoding uncharacterized protein At4g13230 encodes MTNFAVVARLITRAPRARASIPTRLVHGSTRNEASVCDKATEAQQKVAKKADEGAQTISDAAGNLKDKAKNTAEEAWDKVKDTTEKIKDTVTGKTEETKESIKATAKTVERSMNTKNLK; translated from the exons ATGACAAACTTCGCAGTTGTTGCAAGACTCATCACAAGAGCTCCAAGAGCTCGTGCTTCCATCCCGACAAGACTCGTCCAT gGGAGTACAAGGAATGAAGCCTCCGTCTGTGACAAAGCCACAGAGGCTCAGCAAAAG GTGGCCAAGAAGGCAGACGAAGGAGCACAGACGATCTCAGACGCTGCTGGTAACTTGAAGGATAAGGCGAAGAACACAGCAGAGGAGGCATGGGATAAAGTGAAGGACACTACGGAGAAGATTAAAGATACGGTCACCGGAAAAACCGAAGAAACCAAGGAGTCCATTAAAGCCACTGCCAAGACCGTCGAGAGAAGCATGAACACCAAGAACCTCAAATGA